A section of the Pseudanabaena mucicola str. Chao 1806 genome encodes:
- a CDS encoding ferredoxin:protochlorophyllide reductase (ATP-dependent) subunit N — protein MALEPCTEVPATNIDKTTDLSVLKERGQREVFCGLTGIVWLHRKMQDAFFLVVGSRTCAHLIQSAAGVMIFAEPRFGTAILNERDLAGLADANEELDRVVDQLLERRPDIGTLFLVGSCPSEVIKLDLGKAAERLNQRFFPKVRILNYSGSGIETTFTQGEDACLGSMVPVLPRSQDEPSLMVVGSLADVVEDQFQRIFDKLGIGPVYFFPPRRAAKLPPIGKGTKLLLAQPFLSDTVRSLISRGAALLSSPYPFGIEGTTAWLKTAADAWGVDQQKFEEAIAPSVNRAKIAIERYRQSLTGRKVFLFPDSQLEIPLARFLSRECGMDLVEVGTPYIDRLLMDSEINLLPIGTALSEGQDVEKQLDRCRANRPDITVCGLGLANPLEAEGMATKWSIELVFSPIHGYDQAADLAELFARPLERRRRLTV, from the coding sequence ATGGCTCTAGAGCCTTGCACAGAAGTTCCTGCCACCAATATTGATAAGACCACCGATCTCTCTGTACTCAAAGAACGTGGACAGAGGGAGGTTTTTTGTGGCTTGACGGGAATCGTCTGGCTACATCGCAAAATGCAGGATGCGTTTTTTCTGGTGGTAGGCTCACGTACCTGCGCCCATTTGATTCAATCTGCGGCTGGAGTAATGATTTTTGCCGAGCCGCGATTTGGTACAGCGATACTTAACGAAAGGGATCTGGCTGGACTGGCTGATGCCAATGAAGAGCTAGATCGTGTTGTTGATCAACTATTAGAGCGCCGTCCTGATATTGGTACTCTCTTTTTAGTCGGATCTTGTCCCTCCGAGGTGATCAAGCTAGATCTTGGCAAGGCAGCCGAACGCTTGAATCAAAGATTCTTTCCTAAGGTGAGAATTCTCAATTATTCAGGTAGCGGCATCGAAACTACATTCACTCAGGGAGAAGATGCTTGTCTGGGATCAATGGTTCCCGTACTGCCGCGTAGTCAAGATGAACCAAGCTTGATGGTGGTAGGTAGCCTTGCGGATGTAGTGGAAGATCAATTTCAAAGAATATTTGACAAGCTAGGGATTGGACCTGTTTATTTCTTCCCACCCCGCCGTGCAGCCAAATTACCGCCTATTGGTAAAGGGACAAAATTACTATTGGCTCAGCCTTTTCTTAGTGATACTGTGCGATCGCTCATATCACGTGGGGCAGCTTTACTGTCATCACCCTATCCTTTTGGTATTGAAGGTACTACTGCATGGCTAAAAACAGCCGCCGATGCGTGGGGTGTCGATCAGCAAAAATTTGAAGAAGCGATCGCCCCATCAGTCAATCGTGCCAAGATTGCCATAGAGCGCTATCGTCAATCACTAACAGGTCGTAAGGTCTTTCTCTTCCCCGATTCACAACTAGAAATTCCTCTAGCGCGTTTCCTTTCAAGAGAATGTGGCATGGATCTGGTCGAAGTCGGCACACCATATATTGATCGCCTGTTGATGGACAGTGAAATTAATCTATTACCAATCGGTACGGCTCTTTCGGAAGGTCAGGACGTGGAAAAACAGCTAGATCGCTGTCGCGCTAACCGACCTGATATTACGGTCTGCGGTCTAGGACTCGCGAACCCCCTCGAAGCTGAAGGCATGGCAACAAAGTGGTCAATTGAATTAGTCTTTTCACCAATTCACGGTTATGACCAAGCCGCCGATTTAGCAGAGTTATTTGCGCGTCCACTTGAGAGACGCAGAAGATTAACAGTTTAA
- the bchB gene encoding ferredoxin:protochlorophyllide reductase (ATP-dependent) subunit B, with protein sequence MELTLWTYEGPPHVGAMRIATGMEGVHYVLHAPQGDTYADLLFTMIERRDRRPPVTYTTFQARDLGGDTAEMVKTSVRDAYERFLPQVMLVGESCTAELIQDQPGSLAKGMKLPIPIVSLELPAYSKKENWGASETLYHLVRTLLLPLVPPPNTHKPKREAHIRPKANIIGPTALGFRCRDDIREVVKLLAEIGVDVNVIAPMGATPDDLLRIPDADFNICLYPEIALTTCNWLHRSFGQPTIKTVPIGVGATRDFIAEIGKVAEIDVSEALKRSQSDTLGNWDVSRLSSANNPNASRLPWYSRSVDSTYLTGKRVFIFGDATHALAAARIATEELGFTLVGIGTYSREFAREVREVAKKHGLEAVISDDYLAVEAKVAEAAPELVLGTQMERHIAKRLGIPCAVISAPIHVQDVPARYSPQMGWEGANVIFDSWVHPLMMGLEEHLIGMFREDFEFAEGHMSHLHTAPSQDARRESLVTSQVIATTGSSNQAVLAPVDQAVVQAVDGITWSADGEAELKKIPFFVRGKIKRNTEKFASDRGISTITLETLYEAKAAIGK encoded by the coding sequence ATGGAACTAACTCTCTGGACTTACGAAGGTCCTCCCCATGTGGGAGCGATGCGAATTGCAACTGGTATGGAAGGAGTACATTATGTACTTCATGCGCCGCAGGGCGATACCTATGCCGATCTGCTATTTACGATGATCGAACGACGTGATCGCCGTCCACCTGTCACCTATACCACTTTCCAAGCTCGCGATCTTGGTGGTGACACTGCCGAGATGGTCAAGACATCGGTACGCGATGCATACGAGCGCTTTCTGCCGCAGGTCATGCTCGTTGGTGAAAGTTGCACAGCCGAACTGATTCAAGATCAACCAGGTTCGTTAGCGAAAGGGATGAAGTTACCAATTCCCATTGTTAGCTTGGAATTGCCAGCTTATTCCAAAAAAGAAAATTGGGGTGCAAGTGAAACCCTCTATCACCTAGTTCGCACTTTACTTTTACCCCTTGTGCCACCACCGAATACGCATAAACCTAAACGTGAAGCCCATATTCGCCCGAAAGCAAATATCATCGGTCCTACGGCTCTAGGTTTTCGGTGTCGTGATGATATTCGGGAGGTAGTTAAGTTATTGGCGGAAATCGGTGTCGATGTAAATGTAATCGCACCAATGGGCGCAACTCCCGATGACTTGTTACGGATTCCCGATGCCGATTTTAATATTTGTCTCTATCCTGAAATTGCGCTTACTACTTGCAATTGGCTCCATCGCAGTTTCGGACAGCCTACAATTAAGACTGTACCGATTGGCGTAGGTGCAACCCGTGACTTTATTGCTGAAATTGGTAAGGTTGCAGAAATTGATGTCAGTGAAGCGCTGAAGCGATCGCAGTCTGACACATTGGGCAATTGGGATGTATCGCGCCTATCGTCAGCCAATAATCCTAATGCTTCACGATTGCCTTGGTACTCGAGATCGGTGGATTCCACTTATTTAACTGGTAAGCGGGTATTCATTTTTGGTGATGCGACCCATGCCCTCGCCGCCGCAAGAATTGCCACCGAGGAGTTAGGATTTACCCTCGTAGGCATTGGCACATATAGCCGTGAATTTGCACGTGAAGTGCGTGAAGTTGCTAAAAAGCATGGACTTGAAGCCGTGATTAGTGATGACTATTTAGCTGTGGAAGCCAAGGTTGCGGAAGCGGCTCCAGAACTAGTGCTGGGTACTCAAATGGAACGCCATATTGCCAAACGTTTGGGTATCCCTTGTGCGGTAATTTCTGCGCCAATCCATGTACAAGACGTTCCCGCCCGTTACTCACCGCAAATGGGTTGGGAAGGTGCGAATGTCATTTTTGATAGCTGGGTACATCCTCTGATGATGGGGCTTGAGGAGCATTTAATTGGCATGTTCCGTGAAGACTTTGAGTTTGCGGAAGGTCATATGAGCCATCTGCATACTGCCCCATCTCAGGATGCACGACGCGAATCATTAGTGACATCACAGGTGATCGCCACAACAGGTAGCTCTAACCAAGCTGTCCTCGCACCTGTTGATCAAGCCGTTGTCCAAGCGGTTGATGGCATTACTTGGAGTGCGGATGGTGAAGCTGAGTTAAAGAAGATTCCCTTCTTTGTCCGCGGCAAAATCAAGCGCAATACTGAGAAGTTTGCGAGCGATCGCGGCATCAGCACGATCACTCTCGAAACTCTCTATGAAGCAAAAGCAGCGATCGGCAAATAA
- the bchL gene encoding ferredoxin:protochlorophyllide reductase (ATP-dependent) iron-sulfur ATP-binding protein: MNKGEDGEGSLQVHQDPSMVIEGALVIAVYGKGGIGKSTTSSNLSAAFSHLGKRVLQIGCDPKHDSTFTLTKRMVPTVIDILETVDFHSEELQTDDFMFEGYNGVMCIEAGGPPAGTGCGGYVTGQTVKLLKEHHLLEDTDVVIFDVLGDVVCGGFAAPLQHAHYCLIVTANDFDSIFAMNRIVAAIQSKAKNYRVRLGGIIANRSEGTDQIDKFNERVGLKTLAHFRTVDAIRRSRLKKCTVFEMDPEPEVLAVQQEYLNLAKTMLESAEPLYAQPLKDRDIFDLLGFD, encoded by the coding sequence GTGAATAAAGGCGAAGATGGCGAAGGCAGTCTTCAAGTACATCAAGACCCATCGATGGTGATTGAAGGAGCCTTAGTCATTGCTGTCTATGGCAAAGGCGGCATTGGTAAATCCACCACTTCTTCTAATCTATCGGCAGCATTCTCCCATCTTGGTAAGCGTGTATTACAAATTGGTTGCGATCCTAAACATGACAGCACCTTCACTCTCACTAAGAGAATGGTTCCTACAGTTATCGACATTCTTGAAACCGTTGACTTCCATTCTGAAGAATTACAAACTGATGACTTCATGTTTGAAGGTTATAACGGTGTGATGTGTATCGAGGCAGGTGGTCCTCCCGCAGGAACGGGATGTGGAGGATATGTCACAGGTCAAACCGTAAAGCTACTCAAAGAACATCATTTGCTTGAAGATACTGATGTGGTCATTTTTGATGTATTAGGTGATGTGGTCTGTGGAGGATTTGCTGCACCATTACAACATGCCCATTATTGCTTGATCGTGACTGCAAATGACTTTGACTCAATTTTCGCGATGAATCGGATTGTGGCGGCAATTCAATCGAAAGCGAAGAACTATCGTGTGCGTCTTGGCGGTATCATTGCTAACCGTAGTGAAGGAACCGATCAGATTGATAAGTTTAACGAGCGTGTAGGATTGAAGACTCTGGCACATTTCCGAACTGTTGATGCAATCCGTCGCAGTCGTTTGAAAAAATGTACTGTATTTGAAATGGACCCCGAACCAGAGGTTTTAGCTGTGCAGCAAGAATATCTCAATCTTGCTAAGACGATGTTAGAAAGTGCTGAACCTCTCTACGCTCAACCCCTCAAGGATCGTGATATTTTCGACCTCCTTGGTTTTGACTAA
- a CDS encoding ABC transporter permease, which yields MFQPTIDPKSEFRTRWSIGDVLLPLAIISLIFIIVQTASKFTGTYDSEYVINLSLSLLPNYALQTLVRMLAAYALSLLFSLTYSYIAYRSATWAKVLIPLLDILQSIPVLSFLPAVVLALVGLFPGQRLGIELASILLIFTGMTWNMTFSFYQSLSSIPNELVEASQVYRLSSWQRFWTLELPSGVVGLVWNSVMSVAGGWFFLMQTESFTLSNHNFTLPGLGSFLKAAADKGDNIAILCGIIVLIGIITIIDYLIWRPLIAWAEKFKHETVEATQVPESRVLDFLRRSPTMRIISDRLFTPLAEAVNRGFSSKPQDSLENQHKVSKWINWLNWILIGLVGFIVLGGTIKAALLLSQMPLASWQKVIIGSLYTSLRVLAVLILSLLITVPIGVTIGRHPKLAQILQPIVQIAASVPATALFPILLLGLANIGGGLDIGAVILMTLGSMWYILFNVIAGAQAIPSELFEAARVYKLSSLERWRTLILPGIFPYLVTGIITAVGGAWNASIAGEYIKFQGKLMTATGLGSTITQASDIGDFPLLLASTIVMSLLVVTTNRLVWRPLYRLAQVKYQLMV from the coding sequence ATGTTTCAGCCCACTATCGATCCTAAGTCAGAGTTTCGCACCAGATGGAGTATTGGCGATGTGTTATTGCCTTTAGCGATCATTTCCCTGATTTTCATCATCGTGCAGACTGCAAGTAAATTCACGGGGACCTATGACAGTGAATATGTTATTAATCTATCCTTGAGCTTATTACCTAATTATGCTTTGCAGACCTTAGTCCGAATGCTCGCTGCCTATGCATTATCGCTTCTATTTAGCCTTACCTATTCTTACATTGCTTATCGTTCTGCTACTTGGGCAAAGGTGCTCATTCCTTTATTAGATATTTTACAATCAATTCCCGTGCTCTCATTTTTACCTGCAGTGGTATTAGCTTTAGTAGGCTTGTTCCCTGGACAGCGTTTGGGCATTGAATTAGCTTCAATTTTGCTGATCTTTACGGGTATGACTTGGAATATGACTTTTAGTTTTTATCAATCTTTAAGTAGCATTCCTAATGAGTTAGTTGAAGCTAGTCAAGTATATCGCCTTAGCTCTTGGCAAAGATTTTGGACGTTAGAACTGCCATCGGGGGTCGTCGGTTTAGTTTGGAATAGCGTGATGTCTGTAGCTGGAGGATGGTTCTTTTTGATGCAAACTGAATCCTTTACCCTTTCTAATCACAATTTTACATTACCAGGGCTGGGCTCATTTCTGAAAGCCGCCGCCGATAAAGGAGATAATATCGCCATTCTCTGTGGAATCATTGTTTTAATTGGGATTATTACGATTATTGATTATTTAATTTGGCGACCACTGATTGCTTGGGCTGAGAAATTTAAACATGAAACGGTTGAAGCCACTCAAGTACCTGAATCACGGGTATTAGACTTTTTAAGGCGATCGCCAACTATGCGGATTATTAGCGATCGCCTATTTACACCATTAGCCGAAGCAGTTAACCGAGGATTTAGCAGCAAACCTCAAGATTCTCTTGAAAATCAACATAAAGTCTCTAAATGGATTAATTGGCTAAACTGGATACTCATTGGTTTGGTCGGATTCATTGTTTTAGGTGGAACTATTAAAGCCGCTTTATTACTAAGTCAGATGCCTTTAGCTTCTTGGCAAAAGGTAATAATTGGCTCACTATATACTTCGCTAAGAGTTTTAGCTGTTCTGATTTTGTCATTGCTAATTACTGTTCCCATTGGTGTCACAATTGGACGGCATCCAAAGTTAGCTCAAATTCTACAGCCAATAGTACAAATTGCGGCTTCTGTGCCAGCTACTGCGCTCTTCCCAATTCTATTGTTAGGTTTAGCCAATATCGGTGGCGGATTAGATATTGGCGCAGTAATTCTGATGACCTTAGGGAGTATGTGGTACATTCTCTTTAATGTAATTGCAGGTGCACAAGCAATTCCATCAGAGCTTTTTGAAGCAGCAAGGGTTTATAAACTCTCATCCCTAGAGCGCTGGCGTACTTTGATTTTACCTGGGATTTTCCCCTATCTTGTCACAGGTATTATTACCGCAGTTGGTGGCGCATGGAACGCTAGTATTGCAGGTGAATATATTAAATTTCAGGGAAAATTGATGACTGCAACAGGCTTAGGCTCAACAATTACTCAAGCTTCAGATATTGGAGATTTTCCCTTACTACTGGCTTCAACGATTGTGATGTCATTACTAGTTGTCACCACCAATCGCTTAGTTTGGAGACCACTGTATCGGTTAGCTCAGGTCAAGTATCAATTAATGGTCTAA
- a CDS encoding ABC transporter ATP-binding protein, which yields MFQNAAKASFIALENIGKSYLQPNGQTISIIENINCQLQVGEIIALLGPSGSGKSTIMRMIAGLIPPSHGRVLYYNRPLVGLNPGVAIVFQNFALYPWLTVLENVELGLKAKGEPKDTRLQKALRMIDIIGLDGFENAYPKELSGGMRQRVGFARALAVEPELLCMDEPFSALDVLTAENLRFELLDLWLEKRIPTKSILIVTHGIEEAVTLADRVIVLGRNPGRIRADLPIMLSHYRDRKSSEFQALVDQVYKILTNPDLPDISSQPTPTTSITETKPHSQPKYQSLPHVRIGSVAGLLELLEGRQEKDIYRIAQELLLEVDDLLPIVDASKLMELVAITEGDIQLSTNGEKFINSNIDERKAIIRDLLQQNIRLVQQICQLLLAKRNHRISEELVLDILENYFTSKEAQRQLRTAMDWGRYAELFSYDEPSGEIFLEDSTVELLNYRDSSISIFTDESDPQVEDDHP from the coding sequence ATGTTTCAAAACGCCGCAAAAGCCAGTTTTATTGCTTTAGAGAATATTGGGAAGTCTTACCTACAACCAAATGGACAGACGATCTCAATCATTGAAAATATTAATTGTCAGTTGCAAGTAGGTGAAATTATTGCATTGTTGGGTCCTTCAGGATCTGGTAAGTCAACAATTATGCGTATGATTGCAGGTTTGATTCCACCTTCTCATGGCAGGGTATTGTATTACAATCGTCCTTTAGTAGGTTTAAATCCTGGAGTGGCGATCGTCTTTCAAAATTTTGCACTTTATCCTTGGCTCACAGTTCTCGAAAATGTGGAACTAGGATTGAAAGCAAAGGGAGAGCCCAAAGACACAAGGTTGCAAAAAGCACTCCGTATGATCGATATCATTGGCTTAGATGGCTTTGAAAATGCCTATCCAAAAGAACTTTCAGGCGGGATGCGACAACGTGTTGGGTTTGCAAGAGCCTTGGCGGTTGAACCTGAGCTACTGTGCATGGATGAACCATTTTCGGCTTTAGATGTACTGACGGCGGAGAACTTGCGCTTTGAATTACTTGACCTATGGCTGGAAAAAAGAATTCCTACTAAATCGATTTTAATCGTAACTCACGGGATCGAAGAAGCGGTGACATTAGCCGATCGCGTGATTGTCTTAGGTCGCAACCCTGGACGGATTCGGGCTGATTTGCCAATCATGTTATCCCATTACCGCGATCGTAAGAGTTCTGAATTCCAAGCTTTAGTTGACCAAGTTTATAAAATCCTCACTAATCCCGATCTGCCCGATATTTCTAGCCAACCAACCCCCACCACTTCTATCACCGAAACCAAACCACATTCTCAACCGAAATATCAATCTTTACCCCATGTACGAATTGGTTCAGTGGCTGGTTTATTAGAACTACTAGAAGGTCGTCAAGAAAAGGATATTTATCGCATTGCCCAAGAATTGTTATTAGAAGTTGATGATTTATTGCCAATTGTTGATGCGAGTAAATTAATGGAACTAGTCGCGATTACAGAGGGGGATATTCAACTCTCAACGAATGGTGAGAAGTTCATCAACAGTAATATTGATGAACGCAAAGCAATTATTCGCGATTTGTTGCAACAAAACATTCGCTTAGTCCAACAAATTTGTCAGCTTCTATTAGCTAAACGCAATCATCGCATTTCTGAGGAACTAGTTCTGGATATTTTAGAGAATTATTTCACTAGCAAAGAGGCACAACGACAACTCAGGACTGCTATGGATTGGGGTCGATACGCTGAACTATTTAGTTACGATGAACCTTCAGGAGAAATCTTTCTTGAAGATAGTACAGTTGAATTATTGAACTATCGTGATTCCTCGATTTCCATTTTTACTGATGAGAGCGACCCTCAGGTTGAAGATGATCACCCTTAG
- a CDS encoding glycosyltransferase → MSYSLVPVPLGSLQINELIYTDDSIGTSSTKPVTFSLIIPTYNESKNLEKLVEVLSQILNSYWKGDYELIIVDDDSPDRTWQVGLELMPHYPQLRVMRRQQEKGLSTAVIRGWQASQGEILGVIDGDLQHPPETLINMLNEMQNGMDLVVASRHIEGGGVSDWGFIRRLLSRGAQMLGLIILPNVIGRVSDPMSGYFMVRRSAIANCLMNPLGYKILIEVLGRGSVGKVAEVGYVFQERKEGESKVTWRQYVDYIMHLLRLRSRGRISRIRERLRVPINRFLKFGIVGFSGVFVDMAILYLLSDASTLHWGLTRSKIISSEVAVINNFLWNDLWTFSDISSHQKGWQKRIKRFLKFNFICLFGMGLNLIILNVLYNYAHINQYIANLIAIAIVTIWNFWFNLKLSWRVTQIK, encoded by the coding sequence ATGTCCTACTCTCTTGTCCCTGTCCCTCTTGGCTCCTTGCAAATTAATGAACTGATCTACACTGATGATTCAATAGGGACAAGTTCCACTAAACCAGTTACTTTCTCTTTAATTATTCCTACCTATAATGAGAGTAAAAATTTAGAGAAGTTAGTCGAAGTTCTTAGTCAGATTTTAAATAGCTATTGGAAAGGAGACTATGAGCTAATTATTGTTGATGATGATAGTCCAGATCGGACGTGGCAAGTGGGATTGGAATTGATGCCGCACTATCCTCAGTTGCGAGTGATGCGTCGGCAGCAGGAAAAGGGTTTGTCAACAGCCGTAATTCGGGGCTGGCAGGCTTCTCAGGGCGAAATCTTGGGTGTAATCGATGGCGATTTACAACATCCACCTGAAACCCTGATTAATATGCTCAATGAGATGCAAAATGGAATGGATTTAGTAGTTGCTAGTCGTCATATCGAAGGTGGTGGAGTTAGTGATTGGGGCTTCATCCGTCGATTGCTCTCACGGGGAGCACAGATGCTGGGGTTAATCATTTTACCAAATGTGATTGGTCGGGTTTCTGATCCGATGAGTGGCTATTTTATGGTTAGGCGCAGTGCGATCGCCAATTGCTTGATGAATCCATTGGGATACAAAATTTTGATTGAAGTTTTAGGACGCGGCAGTGTTGGTAAAGTTGCAGAAGTTGGTTATGTATTTCAGGAACGCAAAGAGGGGGAGAGCAAAGTTACTTGGAGGCAGTATGTAGATTACATTATGCATTTATTAAGGCTGCGATCAAGGGGCAGAATTAGTCGAATCCGCGAAAGGCTGAGAGTTCCCATTAATCGTTTTTTGAAATTTGGCATCGTTGGCTTTAGTGGAGTATTTGTAGATATGGCAATTTTATATTTGCTAAGCGATGCCTCAACGCTACATTGGGGATTGACACGCAGTAAAATCATTTCTTCAGAAGTGGCGGTAATTAATAATTTCTTATGGAATGATCTGTGGACATTTAGCGATATTTCCAGTCATCAAAAGGGATGGCAAAAGCGGATTAAGCGGTTTTTGAAATTCAATTTTATTTGCCTATTTGGAATGGGCTTGAATCTGATTATTCTGAATGTACTCTACAACTACGCACATATCAATCAATATATCGCTAATCTAATTGCGATCGCGATTGTCACTATATGGAACTTCTGGTTTAATCTGAAACTGAGTTGGCGAGTTACTCAAATAAAGTAA
- the pgsA gene encoding CDP-diacylglycerol--glycerol-3-phosphate 3-phosphatidyltransferase, producing the protein MTFSTITLPTWVTLSRLIAIPIIFGLFIWQDSELTRLIALTVFLIAAITDWLDGYLARKLNQITELGKFLDPLVDKVLTIALFLLFIELREVPAWAVFMIVTRELLITAWRGAPSRVSDTGSSPIIAANFWGKAKTVMQIVAIAVLLIKIPYAIVFFWIAVALTLISGILYVVPTSKS; encoded by the coding sequence ATGACTTTCTCCACAATAACTTTACCAACTTGGGTCACGCTATCACGTTTGATTGCAATTCCGATCATCTTTGGGCTATTCATCTGGCAAGATAGTGAACTCACTCGTCTTATTGCCCTTACCGTATTTCTGATTGCGGCGATTACAGATTGGTTAGATGGATATTTAGCAAGAAAACTTAATCAAATTACGGAATTGGGAAAATTTCTTGATCCCCTTGTAGATAAAGTCCTCACGATCGCTTTATTTCTTTTGTTTATTGAATTGAGAGAAGTTCCAGCTTGGGCTGTATTTATGATTGTTACCCGCGAGTTATTGATTACGGCATGGCGTGGTGCTCCCAGCAGGGTCAGCGATACAGGCTCATCACCAATTATCGCTGCCAATTTTTGGGGAAAAGCAAAAACAGTGATGCAAATTGTGGCGATCGCTGTGTTATTAATCAAAATCCCCTATGCGATCGTCTTTTTCTGGATTGCAGTAGCACTCACGTTAATTTCTGGCATTCTCTATGTTGTGCCAACCTCAAAGAGCTAG
- a CDS encoding serine/threonine-protein kinase: MATSQTLSKAFGNLLGGRFRVVQAVAEDNHTQTYLVEDTIAAEMPRWIAKSFCLINKTNLQLDWARSLFRSEVPKLQQLSDRSNDFPKITTYFEQEEEFYIVEEAIDGTRLSDELVKGRLYNESEVINFLQQLLTSLHIAHSANMVHGDINPRNLIRRKHDAISNHHFVLTNFAVLKGIYATAAQKGVVLGTPSYMPFEQALGHFTPSCDIYALGLTAIQLLTGLHPSQIVHREDLNLLNWQMGVMIRPELAEILNRMVKRHPEDRYQSAQEILYDLDNLPLSQDFQEFQMPKLFFSEGFGENMGRWAIALICLAGVAWGVVTFLNLPKLVINPSSTPTLTPTAVPPQALATNYQLRQTLKGHNGWVRAVAFFPNGFSFASGSYDRTLRLWNIRDNQPFETLSKHFGSISGINAIAVHPNGNTFATACIDKSVKLWNFRSGQPINNLEGHEGQVYSVAYSPNGKTLVSASADKTIKLWNWRKAEVWQTFEGHQDKVVAVVFHPDGKKIASASFDRTIKIWDVNTGKEILTINGHSAPINAIAFSPNGNFLASGSQDQTVKIWDANTGKLLQTLSGHTGNVLAVAISRDANMIASGGADKTIRLWDVKKGQLLQILDNHEAQILSLSFSPKDQTLVSGSADRTVKVWQL, translated from the coding sequence ATGGCGACATCACAAACACTCAGCAAAGCGTTTGGTAATCTGTTAGGTGGACGCTTTCGAGTCGTACAGGCAGTCGCTGAAGATAACCATACGCAGACCTACTTAGTTGAAGATACGATTGCGGCAGAGATGCCCCGTTGGATTGCTAAAAGTTTCTGTCTCATCAATAAAACTAACTTACAATTGGATTGGGCGCGATCACTATTTCGGAGTGAAGTTCCTAAACTCCAGCAGCTAAGCGATCGCAGTAATGACTTTCCGAAAATTACTACCTATTTTGAGCAAGAGGAAGAATTCTATATCGTTGAAGAAGCTATTGATGGAACTCGACTCAGTGATGAACTAGTCAAAGGCAGACTATATAATGAGTCAGAAGTTATTAATTTTTTGCAGCAACTGCTCACAAGTCTGCATATTGCCCATAGTGCCAATATGGTACATGGCGATATTAATCCCCGCAATCTCATCCGCCGTAAACATGATGCGATCAGCAATCATCACTTTGTACTGACGAATTTTGCTGTTCTCAAAGGAATTTATGCAACGGCGGCGCAAAAGGGGGTGGTATTGGGAACGCCTAGCTATATGCCCTTTGAACAAGCCCTTGGTCACTTTACACCTAGTTGTGATATCTATGCCCTCGGATTAACTGCTATTCAATTGCTTACAGGCTTGCACCCTAGTCAAATAGTACATCGTGAAGACCTCAATCTCTTAAATTGGCAAATGGGAGTGATGATTCGTCCTGAACTGGCGGAGATTCTAAATCGCATGGTCAAACGTCATCCTGAAGACCGCTATCAATCTGCTCAAGAGATTCTCTATGATCTGGATAATTTACCCCTAAGCCAAGATTTTCAAGAGTTTCAGATGCCCAAATTATTTTTTAGTGAAGGCTTTGGCGAAAACATGGGACGTTGGGCGATCGCACTTATCTGTCTCGCAGGTGTAGCTTGGGGCGTAGTCACTTTTCTAAATCTTCCCAAATTAGTAATAAATCCTAGCTCCACGCCTACGCTCACACCAACGGCTGTGCCACCTCAAGCATTAGCAACAAACTATCAGTTACGGCAAACCCTGAAGGGGCACAATGGCTGGGTCAGGGCAGTAGCTTTTTTCCCTAATGGATTTAGTTTTGCCAGTGGCAGTTATGATCGCACCTTACGGCTATGGAATATTCGTGATAATCAGCCATTTGAGACTTTATCTAAACACTTTGGCTCAATTTCTGGCATTAATGCGATCGCGGTGCATCCTAATGGGAACACATTTGCTACAGCCTGCATTGATAAATCGGTCAAGTTATGGAACTTCCGTAGTGGACAACCGATTAATAATCTTGAAGGTCATGAGGGACAGGTTTACAGTGTAGCCTATAGTCCTAATGGTAAAACCTTAGTGAGTGCTAGTGCTGATAAAACCATTAAATTATGGAATTGGCGCAAAGCAGAAGTATGGCAGACCTTTGAAGGACATCAAGATAAAGTTGTTGCGGTGGTATTCCATCCCGATGGTAAGAAAATTGCGAGTGCAAGTTTTGATAGAACCATCAAAATTTGGGATGTCAATACTGGTAAAGAAATTCTTACGATTAACGGACATAGTGCGCCTATAAATGCGATCGCATTTAGTCCCAATGGCAATTTCCTCGCAAGTGGCAGTCAAGATCAAACCGTCAAAATTTGGGATGCCAACACGGGTAAGCTATTACAAACCCTCTCGGGGCATACGGGTAATGTATTGGCGGTTGCCATTAGTCGTGATGCCAATATGATAGCTTCGGGTGGTGCAGACAAAACTATTCGCCTATGGGATGTCAAAAAGGGGCAGTTGTTACAAATCCTCGATAATCATGAAGCGCAGATTCTCTCCTTAAGCTTTAGTCCTAAGGATCAAACTCTCGTTAGTGGTAGTGCTGATCGTACGGTCAAGGTCTGGCAACTATAA